The Acidobacteriaceae bacterium nucleotide sequence CATGCGCTTCAATCGTCCGCGACTGCTTCGCAAACCAGTCAGGATGGTTCAGCGTGAGCCCTGTCGCGGAGAAAAACAGCACCACGGCGAAGCTCACCATGCTTAGGTAGATGTGCAGCCAACGCGCGGAAACCGCCGTTGCCTTGCGCACTCGTACGCGCATCGGCACCGGCGGTTTCGTGTTGGGTTTTGGGCTAGTGTTTGCGGTAGTCAAGCGTTACCGCTCCCAGTTCCTTGCCGCCTGCAATCGACATCTGCGCGGTCTTGCCGTTGAACTCAATCTCACGACGCTGAATCTCGTAGCCGCCATGCTCGCGCGAAACCTCCACGCAGATCGTGTACTTGCCAGCCTTCACCAGCTTGCCTTCGTTGTCCTTGCCATCCCACTTCAGCGAGTACTTGCCAGCAGGCCGCGTCGCCGACGAAATTGTCTTCGACACATCCGTACCCTCTGCCAGGTTGCGGATTTGATCATCGCGATACCACTGCTTCAGATCAGGAATCCAGCGCGGATTCTGCACCCACAACGCAATCGTGCGCAAAGGGAAGTGGTCCGCATCTTCCACCCACACCGCAACATACGGGCGGCGGTAGCGAGCATCTTCAATGCGCGGCAGCTCCAGGTTGATCGTCAGCTCAAACGAGGGATTCCACGCACCAGCCACAGCGGCTTTCGCGGGAGCATACGGCGCGCTGTAAGCCACCGGCTTCACTGCCGCCTGCTCATACGCTGCCCATCCTGCGCTACGCACCTGCGAACCATCGGCCATCACCAGCATGTACGCCGCATCGCCGCTCTTCGCCGCCAACGTCGCGCTCTCTTCCGGCGACAAGACCGACATCGCCGTCGCCAGCGCACCAGCCGTCTCCGCATCGCGAGCGATCACCGTCGAGCTCAACACATGCCCCGTCGGCATCGCCGTCCGCGGGTCCAGAATGTGTGACATCTCCGCAGCCACCTCGCGGCGGTACGATCCGCTCGTCGCCACGGCACGATCCTGCACGTTTACTTCTGCCAGGGCCGAATCGTTCTCCGCATCGGCTGCCGGATTGGCAATCGCCACCCGCTCGCTCATCGCGCCGCGTACAACAACATCACCACCCACGTTCAACACCACGCCATGCGCACCCGCAGCCATCGCTGCATCGGCTGCCTTGGTCGTGATCGCTGACTTTGCAAACGTCGCAAACGCCAGCGGAACATCGCTCAAACGCGTCGCCGTGCCGTTCGCTGCATCCAGAGTCCAGTGCGGCTGCTGCATCGCTTCTACGGTGGTGCGAATCTCTGCAGCCGTCGGTTTGCGGCCTTCTGCTGCCGTGCGCTTCCAGAGCTGCGCCGCAGCTTCTGCTGAAGCATCCAGAGCGCCGTTGCTCTTCTCGCGCCACGCATCGAAGCTCGCCAGCATCGCAAACAGCTCCGGCGAAACCTTCACCGGCTCAAACCGCGTCCGCTCCCACTGCGACAGCTCGCTGTCCTTGCGCCACGAGCTCAACCGCGCTTCTTCGCCATCGAACACCTGCAGCGCCGCTGCTTCCGCGCGCTGCGCTTCGGCGTAGTTCGTCGCACGCACACGCACATCCAACGAAGTCCCCAGCACGTTCTCGTGCGCAAAGCTCCACGAGCTTGCATGAGCATCCGCTGCTGTATTCGCCGCGGCCTGCGCAAACGCCGGAGTATGTACCGCCACCATCGCCAGCGGAAGCATCAACGCCGCCGCTCCCTTACGCTTCATCGTCCAGGCC carries:
- a CDS encoding DUF2271 domain-containing protein, producing MAWTMKRKGAAALMLPLAMVAVHTPAFAQAAANTAADAHASSWSFAHENVLGTSLDVRVRATNYAEAQRAEAAALQVFDGEEARLSSWRKDSELSQWERTRFEPVKVSPELFAMLASFDAWREKSNGALDASAEAAAQLWKRTAAEGRKPTAAEIRTTVEAMQQPHWTLDAANGTATRLSDVPLAFATFAKSAITTKAADAAMAAGAHGVVLNVGGDVVVRGAMSERVAIANPAADAENDSALAEVNVQDRAVATSGSYRREVAAEMSHILDPRTAMPTGHVLSSTVIARDAETAGALATAMSVLSPEESATLAAKSGDAAYMLVMADGSQVRSAGWAAYEQAAVKPVAYSAPYAPAKAAVAGAWNPSFELTINLELPRIEDARYRRPYVAVWVEDADHFPLRTIALWVQNPRWIPDLKQWYRDDQIRNLAEGTDVSKTISSATRPAGKYSLKWDGKDNEGKLVKAGKYTICVEVSREHGGYEIQRREIEFNGKTAQMSIAGGKELGAVTLDYRKH